The genome window aatcagtCTGAGACTCAGGAATTGTGGAGATATTAATTTCACAGTTGCAAGGAGAAGTCAAATAACTGGCAGTCCTACAGTTTCTTAGATATGAAGAGCACTACTAAAAGAAACTAAACACAATACACtcaaactggttttttttttttttttttttggtcggTTCTTCCAGCAGTGGCTTATTTTGGCTTGGACCACTTTGGTTATGACCCGCTGTGAATCAGGTATAGAGCAGAAGCCCACTCAGAAAATTTGAAGCTTTGTAAGTTTCTCCTCTGAGCATTATGGGAAAACTGTGGCAAAAGGGACTTTGACAGAGGgacagttccactcctccagtgattTTCAGATATGGGGAAGCCCATCCCTACCAAAGAGCCTTGGATGACATCTGCTGCAACTCATTCTGAAGGTCTGTGTATTGGAGGCAGCTGTCAAAACATGAAAGTAGCCTGAAGATTTCTGGAGTAGGCTGCATTTTCAAAAGCCTACTTTTGAAGAGATCCAGACACCTCCAAATCAACATCCTTTGGTTTAGAACTCATTATTTGTCTGTAATGGATTAATATCCATACGCAATGAAAACCAAACCTACACTGAAGATGAACACTATTTCCAGCAATAAGAATGAGGAATAAACTATTACTGAACTAGCCAAATTAATACaaatttaaaagaatgaaaaaactTACAACGAATGTGTGTTGCTGTTTTGCTGTTTCACAGAAGCATTTAATTCCTTCTCTGTCAGATCATATTCAGAAGAATCCTCTTGATCAGATGCACCTCCACAATTGTCGCTTCCAGGAGTGACTAAAAaagccttccttcttttttgatgTGGCTTCTTTCCTGAACGatttatttgttgtatttcaTTAAGAGGATGGTTTTCATCCTCTTCGTTACACTGTTCATCTCCATGCTCACTTTGAAAGCTCTCTTCCGAATCCAGGATCCTGTTCTTCCTTCTAGTGATTTTAACAATGGATCCTTTAACATTATTTCTCCGagtctgcaatggtttttcagaTGATATAAGTATTTGAGAATTTTCCTTTCCAAACAATTTGGTAGGGGTTCTGACTGTCTGTTGTGCTGTTGATCCTACTGAACAAATAGGTTTCAAGGTAGAAATTGTGTCCTTAGAGTGCATGTTTGTATCATGAGACGACTGACTGTCTTCTGAGACTAAGATTGCAGTTCCACATTCTTGGTGCTCTTTGTTCTGCATTTTTACTGATGGTTTTGcttttgaatttgtttgtttcacaGTTCTTTTCCTGATAGATGAACAACTTGCACTTATAATAGGTTGCAAAAAACTATTGTTCTGTTTCAAAGATGCATGGTCCTCTGTCAGGCTTCCAACTTGAGAGTCCCTGTTATTTATTTCAACTGATGTATCATCTTTGGAAAGTTCTTGCTGTCTCCACAACCGTGATTTCTCACCTACTGTGGACATTGTTTCATTAGTCCCCGACACATTCTGCAATCCATCAGTTCTTTCTGAAACATTAGTTGACTTAATCTCAGTTTGGTTTATTGGGGTTGGTGTAATAGGTTTCTGTGAttctcttttacttttacttttcacACCATGCTGTCTGGTTCCCTTTTTTTGTTGAGATGTTACAGTTTTTGAGCTGTCCTTCCTTGGTTTGGGGCTTTTTTTAGATGATGAAATCCAAGAAGTGGAAGGCATTCCAAACGATTCCTCTATTAAAAAATCACATTCATCTTCTGGCTCTACGTTAGATGCATTTCTAGTAAGAAAAGATAAGTTGTTGGATTTCTTAGCTGTATTTCTAGTAAGAAaagatataatttttatatatatttttgttttcttaaaggaCAATTCAGAAAGTGCAGGTAGATTCTCTAACAGCCCTTCatacaaggcaaagaaaaaaaatcaattattttaatgTAACGATACAGTGCATTGGTGATGGTTTATtagagttttaaatatatatttcttctcctgctcctctgcTGGGGAGCAGAGGGAGTATTCAATTTCTTGAAGTGTCTTGattattaagctacttcacaatTTCGGAAGTTCAAAACGGAAGAAcccagaccaaatagggttgtcCACATTCCAATAAGCCATTTTAATGCAAGGATCAAACTAAATGGCATACCACACCTCCACCTCATCCCACATGACCCTAACTAGCCCACACAAGTTCACTCCAATATGATCAGCATAAAGCCCTGACTTCCAGCTGCTTACCGTTCTGTAAAAGAACACATTATAGCTTCCACTGATACCAGAGACTCGGATATCTGTTTTTTACTTGAAGATGTAGCTGAACATTCTGCTTCTTCAACAGAAACTTCCTTCACTTCTTTACTTGAATGATACCTCTCAGATTCTCCAGCATCTATGCTGTTCTTCAAATCCATTTCACATACCTCATCTTCAGACTGAACTCTACATACAGGGGCAGAAGGGAGACAAAAATTAAGCTACTTATAATTATCAAAATTTAAAACTTATCCTGGAACCTTCCCCATAGAAACATGCCTCCGTAATTTTCTTAATTGTAGATCAAACTTAATCTCTCTTGCCCTCCTTTCAATGAGGTTCATGTTATTCATTTTTACTGAAAACCTATtgcttaaatttattttttgtaaGCCAACTTTATATAGCTACTCTAAGCCAGAGAGGAAATAGTGTGTAATTTGACAGTAAGCCTATGGATGTGACAGAAACTGCTCAAATTTTATGGACCCCAAAACAAAGATAGCACTGCACTATCAAACAATTCACTGCAACAATGAGAATGAGACATAAGAAAGCAATAAATCTCAGCATTCTTCAAAAGCTACTAATTCTACAGAACAATACCATGCAGCCAGTCATGTGTACAAGGATCCATAGGCTAATCCTTATTCAGGTGTTATAGCCTGTAAGTGGGTATGGTTTTAACCACATATATGCCACACATTCTATATGCCATCAACCTGCATGTTGAGCAGATCTTTATGTGTTCAGTAGTGAACGAACTTCTAAATATAGTTGGTTCAATGTACTTACACTATTTTCCCAGGGACATCTCCTGTCTTATGAAGGCTTCTAATCAAAGAAATGAAGTGAGCACATTCTGCCAAATTTGCTTAatggtgcattttttaaattgacGTTTAGGTATCTAATGTGTACCCTATGTCTCTGTGCTTGAGGTAGGGCCCTATCTGCTTTTAAACTATAATGCCTGAATAAGGCTCTAGAATGTCTCAGATAAGTAGGTCAGAAATTTAAGGACTAGTAAAAACAGGAGTCTACAAAGGGACTTAAATATGACAAGTTCTCATATGCTGaatgtaatgatgatgatgttttatcaagtcaattctgacttacagcaatccttttcagggttttctagatagagagtatgaagtggtttatcattcccttcttctgattgCAACCTTGGCTgaacagctcagtagtttagggaGCTGGCTGCAGAGGTAGAGGTTGGGAACTTAATTCCTCACTGtttcttgtgagtagagccagtcttcCCAGACTTGGGCAAATTGAattgtcccaggatgcccccccccccgaaagaaaagaatggtaaggAGGAATGAATAGCTTATGACTTATTTTTGCTTAGATGAACATCCTTTAAAGACACATCTCCTTAAAGAAAATAGTTACCCTCCACTCTCTACAAATGCTGTCATCATGTAAGACTCTACAGTTGGGTGTAGTACATCCCTTGGTGGCTCCAAAACCTCAAATCTATCATGGATTTAAATTTAtatcttttaaaactgtgtttttaaaacttagaAGGCTGATAGTGATGTTGTACCCTCTTTATCATCTTCCCCCAAAATGCCTTTAGCACCATGTGTTCCAGAAGCATTCTTCAGTACCGAAcatgcaaaaaagaggaaaaggtaaTCTTTCTAAAGGTGCATTCTAGAAGATCTGCCTGAGTTGGGAAGCATTCTGGAAGATTAGAAGGGGTAGCAGGACACCTTGGAGGCCTAGAGTAtcttttgtgcatgtgcatgatttttctgcctgtgtggccttgggcaatttgcacagtcccagggtgccagcagaagaagggaatggtaaaccacttctgagcactccaTAACTAGAAAACTCTGTCACCGTAAACAAAACTTTGGCGGcatacaattaataataacaataatttattgtcattataagtatatacacagtatacccatacaacgaacttcacagacacccagagaccagacacatgcacacacataaaattccccaaacactccccacccactaaaagtcccccactaaaaatacaaacatctacaccgcaggccaagtaacacagtccaactaattattcactactggtggtcgttaagctcattattaattgcaattatagttcTGGggtaaaaactattgagaaaacgtgtggtccgagtcttaattgttctatatcttctgccaaacagtaacagttcaaaaaagttatattattatattactatTATGACTTGTCTGGGATTTGGGGGTTCTTCAATTTAATGCGGTGTATGCTCTTCCTAgtatttttgtctgaatttttaGATATTGGTAAGTAATGCATTTTGCCTAGATTTTATCTTTGCGTATGGCATCCATCACCATCTTGCCTTCTGTGAAAAG of Pogona vitticeps strain Pit_001003342236 chromosome 6, PviZW2.1, whole genome shotgun sequence contains these proteins:
- the CENPC gene encoding centromere protein C, coding for MDSLDHLKTHYRPRYLNRDGQRQAFDGQGENVLKYIQGCFETCAKEFKIHSPVILSESSSSSNQDQDQILSQSKDKEQPECDKIKHVEDVNSAFNTFTALPSQDREDTCSDDDIDMISLGSPALLMEGKLCEGIVQSEDEVCEMDLKNSIDAGESERYHSSKEVKEVSVEEAECSATSSSKKQISESLVSVEAIMCSFTERNTAKKSNNLSFLTRNASNVEPEDECDFLIEESFGMPSTSWISSSKKSPKPRKDSSKTVTSQQKKGTRQHGVKSKSKRESQKPITPTPINQTEIKSTNVSERTDGLQNVSGTNETMSTVGEKSRLWRQQELSKDDTSVEINNRDSQVGSLTEDHASLKQNNSFLQPIISASCSSIRKRTVKQTNSKAKPSVKMQNKEHQECGTAILVSEDSQSSHDTNMHSKDTISTLKPICSVGSTAQQTVRTPTKLFGKENSQILISSEKPLQTRRNNVKGSIVKITRRKNRILDSEESFQSEHGDEQCNEEDENHPLNEIQQINRSGKKPHQKRRKAFLVTPGSDNCGGASDQEDSSEYDLTEKELNASVKQQNSNTHSLYSCAPDVNMNNISGPVSSTEITSDHDRSSNRKDLSSGESGDLVEDTDELVSNSLKHKLVLPTHTPNVRRTKRMRMKPLEYWRGERVNYKTRPSGGFVVGGIISPEQKELRKPKPRKTKKPVEEIEDMLGDSVVSLKDPSQPVVVFDAESNQEILLECVRSGSSHLVSIFNESVSIYKYLTTPWFSAGKMILKPLKEKGYQYSHTDTLVFHVTQGKLLLTMYDQNYCLTTGDYFFIPPGNVYNVRNLLNKECVILFTQVKGTRPQN